The following DNA comes from Nocardia sp. XZ_19_385.
GTCATCGAGCTGCACGACTGCTTCTCCGCCAACGAGCTGCTGCTCTACGAAGCGCTGGGGCTGTGCGGTGAGGGTGAGGCCGGGAAGCTCATCGACGAGAACCAGACCACCTACGGCGGCAAGTGGGTCGTGAACCCCTCCGGCGGACTCATTTCCAAGGGACACCCTTTGGGCGCAACGGGTTTGGCGCAGTGTTCAGAGCTCACCTGGCAGCTGCGCGGCACCGCCGACAAGCGGCAGGTCGACAACGTCACCGCCGCACTCCAGCACAACATCGGCCTCGGCGGCGCGGCGGTTGTCACCGCCTACCAGCGCGCCGACCGCTGAATCATCCACCAACGACGAAGGAGTCATCTCATGGGACACATCGAAGCCACCAAAGACGTCAACGCCACCCCCGAGGCGCTGTGGGCGGTCGTCGCCGACCCGCAGAGCTGGGACAAGTGGTTCTCCATTCACGAGCGCTTCATGGAGGAGCCGCCGGCCACGCTGACCGCAGGCTCCAAGCTGGTCGCCAAGATCGTCATGCTCGGCATGGCCAACAAGCTGGAATGGACTGTGGTGGCGGTGGATTCGCCGAACACGCTGACCCTCGGCGGTGTCGGCATGGCCGGTGTGAAGACCGAATTCACCTTCGACATCCAGCCCAAGGCCGAGGGCGGGTCCGTGGTGAAGGTGTCCGGTGATTTCGAGGGTGCGCTGATCAAGGGTGCGCTCGGCAAGGCGGTCGAGAAGGACGGCCTCAAGCAGCTCGACAAGTCGCTGGAGCAGCTGGACGCACTGGCCGCCACGGCTGCCTGATAGCCGAGCTGAGGAGAGCGCGATGACGGAAACGACCCCCCGCCTGGTGGAGTTCGACGACTCCGGGCTGGAAACCTGGTGCGACGACGAACGATTCGAAGTCACCGGGGAACGGATCGCCGAATACGCGGCGGCCACCAACGATCCCATCGAAGCCCACCTGACGGGCAAGGTCGCCTCGCCGGTCTTCGCCATCGTCCCGGTGTTCGAGGCGATGATGATGCCGGTGATCGACGTCGCGCCGATGGACGTCTTCGGCCGGGTCGTGCACGGGGAGCAGGACTTTCACTTCCACCGCGCGATCCAGCCGGGGGACCAGCTGGTCTCGCGGGCCAAGGCTGTCGGCTACACCAGTAGGTCGAACGGGACCACGATCACCATCCTCATCGAATGCCGCACCGAGGCAGGCGAACTCGTCAACGAGCAGTATCTGACGGCGTTCTTCCGCGGCATCGACGCGGGCAAGACGGTCGGCGAGGCCGCGCCCGCGCACAAGTTCGACGAGGCGCTGCGGCAACAGGATCCGGTGGCCGTGGTGCCACAGCACGTGGATCTGGACCAGACCTACCGTTACGCGCCGGCCTCCGGCGATCCGGTGCCGCTGCACTTGGACGAGCAGGTCGCCAAGGATGCCGGGCTGCCCGGCATCATCGCGCACGGTCTGTGCACCCAGGCGTTCGCGTCCTGGGCTGTGCTCACCGAGGTCGCTGGTTCGGATGTGAACCGGCTCGAGCGATTCGCGGTGCGCTTCGCCAAGATGGTGTTCCCCGGCGACGACCTGGAGACCCGCATCTGGAAGGTGGGCTCCGCCGATGGCGTGACCACCTATGCCTTCGAGACAGTGCGCGGAGCAGATGTCGTGCTCAGCGACGGCCTCGCCGAAATCGCCGACTGACCACCCTCTCCCGTCATCCCGGCACACGCCGGGATCCACAGCAACCTAGGAGCCGCACACCATGGGTGCTCTTGCAGGAAAAGTCGCCGTCATCACCGGCGCGGGCCGCGGAATCGGCCGGGAACACGCGCTGCTGTTCGCCCGCGAAGGCGCGGCCATCGTGGTCAACGACCTCGGCGGCAGCAACGCCGGTGAGGGTACCGACATCGGCCCCGCCCAGGAAGTCGCGAACGAGATCATCGCGGCGGGTGGCCGGGCGGTCGCCAACACCGAGAACATCGCCAGTTGGGACGGCGCGAAGAAGCTTGTCGACCAGGCGGTTTCGGAGTTCGGCGGCCTCGACATCGTGATCAACAACGCGGGCATCCTGCGGGACGCGTTCATCGCGGGCATGGACGAAGCCCAGTGGGACGCCGTCGTCGCCGTGCACCTGAAGGGGCACGCGGCGGTGCTGCATCACGCCGCCGCGTTCTGGAAAGAGCAGAGCAAGGCGGGCAACCAGCCCAACGCCGCGGTCGTCAACACCGCCTCCGCGTCCGGCGTCACCGTGCCGAACGCGGGCCAGGCCAACTACGGCGCCGCCAAGGCCGCCATCGCCGCGCTGACCTTGGTCGCGGCCGACGAGCTGCAGCGCTACGGCGTCCGGGTCAACGCCATCGCGCCCATCGCGCGGACCCGGCTCACCCTGGCCACCCCCGGTATGGGCGAGATCATGGCCGCGGAGGCCGAATACCTGGAAGAGGGCGATTTCGATGCCTTCAGCCCCGCCAATATCTCCCCGCTGGTCGCATACTTGGCTTCGGACAAGTGCGCGATCACCGGCAAGGTGTTCGCCGTGCAGGGCGGCGCCATCTCCGAGCTGGCGGGCTGGCACGACGTGAAGACGATCGAAACCGAGGGCCCGTGGCTGATCGACGACATCGCCGCCCGCCTCCCCTGATCCGCCGAAACTGGTAGGAGAACAACGATGTTCGAATGGTCCGAGACCGATGTCATGATCCGCGATGCCGTGCGCGCCTTCATCGCCAAGGAAGTGCGCCCCAACCTCGACGCCCTCGACAGCGGCGAAATGCAGCCGTACCCAGTGATCCGGAAGCTGTTCAGCGAGTTCGGGATCGACGCCATGGGCGGCGAAGCGGTCGACAAACTGCTGGCCCGGCAGCGCAAGATCGAGGAAGCCATCGCGGCGGGTGAGCCGAAGCCGGAGAAGAAGGAGAAGTCCTCCGGCGGTAGCCCGTTCGCGGGTCAGGAATCGCTGATGGCGGTGCTGATCGGCGAACTGTCCGGAGTCTGCATGGGTTTGGTCACCGCCATGGGCGTATCCATCGGTCTCGGCGCCACCACCATCCTCTCGCGCGGCACGCTCGCGCAGAAGGAGCGGTGGATCAAGGACATCGTGACCATGCAGAAGGTCGCGGCCTGGGCGATCACCGAACCCGACTCGGGCTCGGACGCGTTCGGCGGCATGAAGACCTACGTCAAGCGCGACGGCGATGATTACATCCTCAACGGCCAGAAGACCTTCATCACCAACGGCCCGTTCGCCGATGTGATGGTGGTCTACGCCAAGCTCGACGAGGGTGACGGCGCGGACAAGCGCGAGCGCAAGGTCCTGACCTTCGTCCTGGACAAGGGCATGGACGGCCTCACCCAGGGCAAGCCGTTCAAGAAGATGGGCCTGCACTCCTCGCCGACCGGCGAATTGTTCTTCGACAACGTGCGTTTGGGCAAGGATCGCCTGCTCGGCGAGACCGAGGAGCACAAGGGCGGCGACGGACGCGAAAGCGCCCGTTCGAGTTTCACCGCCGAACGCATCGGCGTCGGGTTCATGGCGCTGGGCATCATCAACGAATGTCACCGGCTCTGCCTGGATTACGCCAAGAACCGCAAGCTCTGGGGCCAGGAGATCGGCCGCTTCCAGCTGGTTCAGCTCAAGCTGGCCAAGATGGAGATCGCCCGGATCAACGTGCAGAACATGGTGTTCAACGTGCTCGAGCGGGGCCGCGCCGGCAAGCCGCCGAGCCTGGCCGAAGCCTCGGCGATCAAGCTGTACGCCTCCGAAGCGGCCACCGAGGTCGCGATGGAAGCCGTCCAGTTGTTCGGCGGCAACGGCTATATGACCGAGTACCACGTCGAGCAGCTCGCCCGCGACGCCAAGTCGCTGATGATCTACGCGGGCAGCAACGAGATCCAGGTGACCCACATCGCCAAAGGCCTGCTGGCCCAGTGAGTTCTGAACCCGGGTGCGCACCGCGCACCCGGGTTCCGTCGCAAAGGGGCGACCGGACGTGATCAGCGAAACCACCACTCGGTACAACGACGTCGGCACCCGCGTGCTGTCCGTCGCCGGTACCGGCACACCAATCCTGTTGCTACACGGGTATGCCGACAGCGCGGACACCTGGCGAGGGGTGCTCGGTGAACTGGGGAGAGCCGGTCACGCCGCCTTCGCGGTAGACCTCCCCGGCTTCGGCCTGGCCGATCCACGCCTGCCGGGCCCGCTCACACCCCAGTTCGAAGCCTTCGTGGACGCGATCATCGCCGAGCACGGGCCCGTTGTGCTGGTAGGCAATTCGCTCGGTGCGGCTACTGCCCTGCGCGCCGCCGCCCGCGACACCACCGGCGCGGTCGCGGCACTGATCACGCTCGACGAACCGGTGATGGCCCAGCACTGGCTGGCCCGCCTCGCCCACCGCGGCGACTACGCCGGGTTCTTCCGCATTGTCGCGGCGCTCCCGGTCCCCGAACGCGTCTTCCACTGGGGCATCCGTCGCGCTGTCCGCCTCTTCGTCTACGGCCCGGGCTTCCCCGCCGACCCCGACTTCCTCGCCACCGCAATCCGCTCGATCCCGAACATGCGGGCAGCCGCCGCCCGTGGCGCCGACGCCGTCCGCTACGCCCGCGAAAACCCCAGCGGCCACGGCCCTTTGGCGATTACCTGTCCCGCCCTCATCGTGCACGGCGCGAAAGACCGCATCATCCCGGTATCCGCCAGCCGCGCCCTGCACGCCCTCCTCCCCAGCAGCGAACTCGTCGTGCTCCCGGGCGTGGGCCACTGCCCCCAACTCGATGCGCCGGCCGAAGTCACCCGGATGGTGCTGTCTTTCATCGCGCGAACGGCGGACGGTCAGTCCGAAACCGGATAGGCCCCACCGGGTTACTCGGACGGCGGGTTCTTCAGCAAGTCGAGTACTTCGCCGAGAGTGGCGGTGATCGCATCCAGCTTCATGGTGTGCTGGCGCTGGGCCGCGATGACGAGGCCTAGTTGACGGTTACCCCGGCGCACTCGGCGGTAAGTATGGCGGAGGTTCGCGTCGGTGCTCACCGCCTTGACCTGCATTGCTGCCAAAATATCGAAGAAATCGTTGCGAAGTTGTTCGATCTCCCGGCTTTTCGGAGTGCTCCCCATGACGTGCAACGGTAGAGGGTCGCCGCGCCGCGGTCTAGCCACTTATGCCGATTGTGGATAACTTTCCGAGCTGTGGATATGCAGCAGGTCAGATGGCGCGGAGGTGGCCGCGGCTGGCGTAGACGTGTTCGGCGATCAGGGTGGCGATGCGGTCGGGGGCCTCGAGCATGGGGATGTGGCCTACCCGGTTCATCAGGATGCGATCGGCGGAGTCCGGGAGTTCCTTCAGGTAGCGGCGGGCGTAGACGCGGTTGGGGATGATGCGGTCGTATTCGGCCAGCAGCAGGCGAACCGGGGTGGGCAGGTCGGATAGGTCCGACATGGCCGGGGCGCGGAAGGTGCCGAGGATCAGCGGCATCATGGCCTGGCAGTGCACGGCCGCTTCGATGACCGCGGTGGTGTCGGCGTGGGAGACGGCCGCGGAGTTCTTCACCAGCAGCAGTTTGGTGAGGCGGTGGGTGATCGGGTTGTGTTTGACGAAACCGCCGACGTGCTTACCGATTTCGATGATCGGCACCATTGACAGGAACTTCAGGCCGACGCGGAATTGTGTGAGGGACGGGGCATTCCAGCCGCCGGCGGGCGCGATCAGGGTGAGAGTGCGGGCACGGCCGCGCCGCGCCAATTCGATACCGACCCAGCCGCCGAGCGAATTCCCGGCGATATGGCATGTGCGCCAGCCCATTTCGTCGAGCTGATCTTCGATGCGGTCGGCCAGGGTGTAGATGTCGGTGGACCAGCCGTCACCCGGCGCGCCGCCCCAGTGGCCCGCGAAGGCCGGTGCGAATACCTCGCACTGGGTGGCCAAGCGGTTGGCCGTCTGCTCCCAGCAGTGCGGCGACAGCATGAAACCGTGCAACAGCAGGAGGGGATCGCCGGAACCCAGGTGCAGCGCTTTGATCGGCGCCGGCCGGGCGGATTTCTTCTCGGGCGGAGCGGGCCGGTCCGGCTCGGGGCGCGTGGATTGTCCGATGCGCGAAATTTTTCCGGTTCGCGACGTGGGCTTGCTGGAATCCGACATCATCGTCGTCGCCCTTTCGGGAGTTCGTCTGACCAGCATTGTACGGTCGTCAGGTGCCGTACATCATCTCGAGCGTGAACGTAAATGGTGTCCGCGCGGCCACGGGCAAGGGAATGCTCGAATGGCTGGCGGTCACCGAGGCGGACATCGTCTGCGTGCAGGAGACACGCGCAACCGACGAGCAGACCCTTGCCGCCCTGGCCCCGGCGCTGGACAACGGCTGGTTCCTCGCGCACGCCGAACCGGAGTCCAAGGGCCGCGCCGGTGTCGGCATCCTGTCTCGGCGGGAGCCGCAGCGGGTGCGGATCGGGTTCGGCAGCACCGAGTTCGGCGCGTCCGGCCGCTACATCGAGGCCGACTTCGACGACGCCACCGTGGCCAGCGTCTATGTGCACTCGGGGGAGGAGAACACCCCGCGCCAGGACGAAAAGTACCGCTTCATGGCCGAATTCGGCGCCTACCTGAAGTCGCGCACCGGCGCGTACGTGGTCAGCGGCGACTGGAATATCGCGCCCACCGAACTGGATCTGAAGAACTGGAAGGGCAACCTGAAGTCCGCCGGGTTCCTGCCAGAGGAGCGGGCCTGGATCCAGGAACTGCTCGCGGCGGGCTACACCGACGTGGTGCGTCAACTGCATCCCGGCGTAGACGGCCCCTACAGCTGGTGGTCCTACCGCGGCCGCGCCTTCGATAATGATTCCGGTTGGCGCATCGACTATCACCTGGCGCTGAGTGACCTGGCCGAGCGCGCCAAGCAGGCTGTGGTGGAACGTGCCGCCGCTTACGACCAGCGCTGGTCCGACCATGCGCCGGTGACGGTGCAGTACCGGTGAAACTCACTCCGCCTCGGGCGATCGCCGGGTTCGTCGCGGTGGTGGTTGTCGTGCTGCTGGCGTTCTTCGCGGCGCGGGGCACCGACAGCAGCACGCAATCGGCGCCGGGCGTCGGCGCGGCGTCGAGTGTCAGCGGGGTGCCGGGAACGAAGGCGCCCGGCGTGCCGGAACACGCCTATGTCACCCTGCGGGAGATCGACGCGGGTCGCTGGCCCGGCTCGGCGAACGCGGCCGGCACTCAGGGCGGCGAACGGTGGATGAACCGGGAGGGCACGCTGGCCCGCACCGACGCCGCGGGCAAGGCCATCACCTATCGGGAATGGGATGTGAACCCCAAGCAGCGCAACCGTTCCCGCGACGCCGAACGCATCGTCACCGGTAGTGACGGCTCGGCGTGGTACACCGGCGACCACTACAAGACGTTCAAGAGGATGCGCTGATGACCCGATCGGTCCCGCTGTCGCAGTTCCTGAGTCCTGCCGCGCAGCCGCCGAAAGCGGCTGCGGCACAACAACCCGCGCTCGGCGCGCTCGATATCGACGCCGCCGACCTGAGCGGCCTGCGCTACGACGCACCGCCCGGCTTCCTGGTCCGGGAGCTGCGCGGAGTCAAGATGCGCACCACCGCAGGCGTTTTCGACGAGTTCGCGGCCGCGTTCCAGTTCCCGTACTACTTCGGCGAGAACAAGGACGCCTTCGACGAATGCCTGCGCGATCTGGGCGAATTCCTCGGTGACGCGGCGGGATACGTGGCGGTGGTGCGGGATTCGTCCGAGCTGCTCGCCGAGCAGCCCCGGGAGCGGGCGTGGTTCACCGAGGCCATCGCCGACTGTGCGGACTACTGGGCGCGCCGGGGCATCAGCTTCCGGGTCGTACTCCAAGGACCGGTGCCCACCGCGCCCGCTTCGGTCGCACCGCAGGTGATTCCGCTGTCCCTCGACTGAGCGTCATTTCAGCCGCTGCGCCAGATCCTCACCGAGCAGCACGAACACATCGGTCGTGTACTCGATCAGCTCGTCCCGGGAGATCGGCAGCTCACCCTGCAACCACGCGGTCAGCGTCTGCACCAGTCCGCCGACCAGGTAGGTCGCCCGGAAATCGATCACCGGGTCCGGCTGTGGTTCGGTCATGCCGTAGAAGTCGATGCCCTGCGCGGCGACGATGCGCGTGAACAGCCGGATGGATTCGGTAGTCCTGGTCCGTAATTCGGGCGTCGCCTGGCCCACGATCAGCGCCACCTTGGCTTTGCGCGGGTCGTCGGTGAGCAGGCGGATGCCGGCGCTGATCGCGGATCGCGCCATGCCCCGGGTGTCCGCCGGCGCCTCGCGCAGGCCCGCGGCGATGGCGATGGCGAGTTCCTCGGTGATCCGGTCGATCAGTCCGGTGAGTACGGCATCGCGGCTGTCGAAGCTTTCGTAGTAGTACCGCTCGTTCAACCCCGCCTGTGCGCACAGGCCGGACACGGTGAGCTTGGTCAGCCCCTGGGTGCCGATGACTTCGAGGGCGGCATCCAGCAGGGCCGTGCGCCGCTGCGCGCGCCGCTCGTCCGCGGAGATTCCACCGTAGGTCCGCTGTGCTGCCACTCCACGATTGTTGCAGTGCCGGCGGGGGTGCGGGGCGCGGGTGCTGATCATCAATCTGGCATGAACTCTTGCCAGAAGTCGGATTCGGCGCGATCCTGGTGTGAGCGGGTCTCGATGCGGAGACTCCAGCGATGAGGTGAGGCAGCTGTGAGCGCTCCGGGATATTTCGCCGACAATTCGATGATCCGGCGGGTCATGCGCAAGCGTGCGGTAGGACTCACCTATGGCCAGCGCGCGCTGGTCATCGGGGCAGTGCACCCGCTGCTCTACGTCGGGACCGCCGAGAATTCCGCCCATCGGATGACCCCGTACACGCGGCTCGCACTGACCGGCAAGCTGTTCGAAGCGGTCTTCCTGGGTAGCAAGGACGAAGCCGATCGGGCGTTGGAGTTCACCCGGAAGAAGCACGCGCCCGTGCAAGGCGCGCTTCCCGAAGACGCGGGCACGCACCCCGCGGGCACGGCCTACTCCGCGCGCGATCCACATCTGATGTTCATGACGATGGCCTTCACCTTCGATTCCGCCGAGGTGATGTACGACCTGCTGGTCCGCAAACTCACCGCCGGTGAACGCGAAGGCCTGTATCAGGATTACGTCCGCTGGGCCGAGCTGTTCGGCATGCCCGCCGACGCCGCCCCCGCCGACTATCCGGCGTTCCGGAAGTACTTCGACGACTACCTGGCCTCCGACGAGCCGTTCCTGACCGAGGAAGCGCACCTGGTCGGTTCCTATCTCGCGGGTTCGCGCGTGGCCTACCCGCAGCGCCCACCCATGCAGCAGGTCACTTCGGCCTTCTTCCTGCTGGTGCAGGGCAGTCTGCCGTCCGGGGTCCGTGAGATCTACGGCATGCGCTGGGGAATGGCCGAGGAGGTCGCCTACCGCGCGCTCGCTCAGGGCATCCGGACCGCCCACATCGAACTGCCGCTTGTCCCGCCGGTGCTGCGAGACAGTTTGGCCGGTCCGAGTGCGCCCCTCTACCGAATCGTCGCGAAGCGGGAACAGGAGCTGGCGCGGGCGGGGCTGCCGAGTATGCCCGGTGTGCAGCCCGAGACCTGGGCGGCTAGAAATTCCGCTTGATGGGCATGAAAAGATCGGAGTATGTCCAGTCCTGCACAGGCCCCGGCCGCTGAACGCAAACAGCGCGTGCTCTCCGGGATCCAGCCCACCAGCGAGTCCTTCCATCTCGGCAACTACCTTGGCGCGCTGCAGTACTGGGTGACCATGCAGGACGAGTACGACGCGCTCTACTTCATCCCCGACATGCACGCCATCACCGTGGCGCAGGACCCCAAGGTGTTGCGCGGCCGGACCAAGGCGGCGGCGGCCCAGCTGCTCGCGCTCGGCATCGACCCGAAGAAGTCGACGCTGTTCGTGCAGAGCCAGGTGCCCGAGCATGCCGAGCTGAGCTGGGTGCTGTCCTGCATCACCGGTTTCGGTGAGGCCAGCCGGATGACCCAGTTCAAGGACAAGTCGGCCAAGCAGGGCGCGGAGAACGCGACCGTCGGCCTGTTCACCTACCCGGTCCTGATGGCCGCCGACATCCTGCTGTACCGCCCGCAGCAGGTGCCGGTCGGCGAGGACCAGCGCCAGCACCTGGAGCTGACCCGCAACCTCGCGCAGCGCTTCAACACCCGTTTCAAGAAGACCTTCGTGGTGCCGGAAGCGCACATCGTCAAGGGCACCGCGAAGATCTACGACCTGCAGGATCCGACCGCGAAGATGAGCAAGTCGGCCTCCACCGATGCCGGCCTGATCAACCTGCTCGACGATCCGAAGGTGACGGCCAAGAAGATCAAGTCGGCGGTCACCGACACCGAGCGCGAGATCCGCTACGACACCGAGCACAAGCCGGGCGTCAGCAACCTGCTGGTGATCATGAGTTCGCTGACCGGGACCCCGATCGTCACGCTCGAACAGGATTACGCGGGCAAGGGCTACGGCGACCTGAAGTCCGACGTCGCCGACGCGCTGGTGGAATTTGTCACGCCGTTGCGCACGAAGGTGGAAGAGTACTTGGCGGATCAGGGCGAACTCGACCGCATCCTCGCCGCCGGTGCCGAGCGGGCGCGCGAGATCGCCGGCAACACTCTCGCACAGGTCTACGAGCGGGTTGGCTTCCTGACGCGCTAGCCCGCACCGCACCTGTTGCGCGCGACATGCTCGGAGGCGGACAGGTGCAGATCGACAAGATCAAAGCTGGAATCGAACGGCAGATCCAGGCCCGCCCGTGGCTGGACCACCTGGTCCGCGCGGGCGGGCGGTACAACCGGCAGCGCGGTGACTACTACGCCGCCGGGATCACCTATTTCACTGTGCTGTCGCTGTTTCCGCTGCTGATGGTGGCGTTCGCGATCGCGGGTTTCGTGCTGCACAGCCACCCGGAATCGCTCGGCGAAATCCAGCAGAAGGTGATCGAGAACATCCCGGGCGAATTCGGTGACCAGGTCAACGATCTGATCGAGCAGGCCGTCGACTCCCGCGGCACCGTCGGCATCCTCGGCTTGCTCGGCGCGTTCTACGCGGGTCTGGGCTGGATGGCCAATCTGCGCGCGGCACTTACCGAACAGTGGGAACAGAAGACCGAACAAGCCAATTGGTTCCTCGCCAAACTCTCCGACCTCGGCGCCCTGGTCGGCCTGGCCCTCGCCTTCGGCGTCTCCCTCGGCCTGTCCGCCCTCTCCTCCAGCAACCTCGGCAAGAGCTTGCTGAGCAAGCTCGGCTTGGCTGACCTGCCCGGCGCCCGCCTGGCCCTCTCGCTCGTCTCGCTGGTCCTCGCGCTCCTCGCCACCTGGGCGGTCTTCGCCTGGATCATCGCCCGCCTGCCCCGTGAACCGATCTCCCTGGCCAGCGCCGCGAAAGCGGGCCTGATGGCCGCCGTCGCCTTCGAGATCTTCAAATTCGTCGCTTCGCTGTACTTGCGGACCGTGCTCCGCAGCCCCGCCGGCGCCACCTTCGGCTCCATCATCGGCCTCATGGTCTTCAGCTACGTCACCTACCGGATCATCCTCTTCGCCACCGCCTGGGCCGCCGAAGCCAGCGAAAACACCCCCACCACCGACGAATCCACCCCCACCCCGGCCCCCGCCATAATCCGCCCCCGCGTCATCACTCCCACCCTCCCCAAAGGCACCGGCCTCGCCCTCTTCAGCGCCGGCGCCCTCACCACCGCCGTCCTCTCCGCCCTGAGCCGCCGCCGGCGTTGAGGGTGTGATCTGTTCGTCCGAATCCGATGGAACCGAGATCGCATTTGTAGCGTCCAACCTTCTGACGAGACATTCGATCTGAGGGTTCACTATGAATTCATTTGAGCAGGACCGGCTGCGAGCGCGCACCGACGCGCTGCAAGGGCAGGTCGACACCATGCTTTCCACCTACGAGCAGCAGTTGCGCGACATCGCGAACGCGCGGGACGCGCTGGCGGCCAGCACCTCTGAAGGCTGGTCCGACGACAACATGATCCGGGTGACGACGAACGCGGCGGGGGTACCCGTCGAGGTCTTCGTCGACCCAGGGGCTTTCAAACGCTCTACGCCGGAGCAGCTCGCCGCCTCGTTCCTACAGGCCTCGCAGGTGGCGGCCCACTCCGCCAAATCGGCGATGGACACTTTGCTGGCGCCGGTCACCGCGGCCGCCGCCGAGTTCACGCCACCGGAAC
Coding sequences within:
- the trpS gene encoding tryptophan--tRNA ligase codes for the protein MSSPAQAPAAERKQRVLSGIQPTSESFHLGNYLGALQYWVTMQDEYDALYFIPDMHAITVAQDPKVLRGRTKAAAAQLLALGIDPKKSTLFVQSQVPEHAELSWVLSCITGFGEASRMTQFKDKSAKQGAENATVGLFTYPVLMAADILLYRPQQVPVGEDQRQHLELTRNLAQRFNTRFKKTFVVPEAHIVKGTAKIYDLQDPTAKMSKSASTDAGLINLLDDPKVTAKKIKSAVTDTEREIRYDTEHKPGVSNLLVIMSSLTGTPIVTLEQDYAGKGYGDLKSDVADALVEFVTPLRTKVEEYLADQGELDRILAAGAERAREIAGNTLAQVYERVGFLTR
- the yhjD gene encoding inner membrane protein YhjD — protein: MQIDKIKAGIERQIQARPWLDHLVRAGGRYNRQRGDYYAAGITYFTVLSLFPLLMVAFAIAGFVLHSHPESLGEIQQKVIENIPGEFGDQVNDLIEQAVDSRGTVGILGLLGAFYAGLGWMANLRAALTEQWEQKTEQANWFLAKLSDLGALVGLALAFGVSLGLSALSSSNLGKSLLSKLGLADLPGARLALSLVSLVLALLATWAVFAWIIARLPREPISLASAAKAGLMAAVAFEIFKFVASLYLRTVLRSPAGATFGSIIGLMVFSYVTYRIILFATAWAAEASENTPTTDESTPTPAPAIIRPRVITPTLPKGTGLALFSAGALTTAVLSALSRRRR
- a CDS encoding YbaB/EbfC family nucleoid-associated protein, with product MNSFEQDRLRARTDALQGQVDTMLSTYEQQLRDIANARDALAASTSEGWSDDNMIRVTTNAAGVPVEVFVDPGAFKRSTPEQLAASFLQASQVAAHSAKSAMDTLLAPVTAAAAEFTPPEQFYEELPFIGEPIGDILPSPPEPAAVAPAPEPLLPADDEDEGPHWKGLGANHGW